The Malus domestica chromosome 17, GDT2T_hap1 genome contains the following window.
GCACCTTTCTTGACGGCTTGTATGGCAACAAGAAGAGAAGCACCTACGGAATGGATGCAAAGGTTAAAGGGGGGGGAACATGAGAAATAAATAAGGTAATCATATGATTGGGCTTCCCATCATTGTTTTGAAAGATAATGTATTGAGCTCTACCTTCAATAATAAATGAGCCACCAATCACAAGAGCTGCATACTGAATATTTGGAGGGGGCTGAGGAAGAGGCAGACAAATTCTATAAAACCGGAATAGAATTTACAAACACAACAGATAATCTAAGAAATTAACGGTAAGACATTGgaaaggaaaaatagtacaCATAGGTTTGGGTAACAAAATTTTGCCAAGTAAAAGCTCAATAACCTGTGAAGTCCACAAGTTTTGAACTCCATGAATGATAGTCGCACCAGAACCAAGACAAAAGATACCAACAGCAGATATCAAAGACCAGACAAATCTTTCCTTGGAGTATCCATAACTGCCAGAATCAAAGACATAACATGATAATTAGAACTAATTCTTAGTGCGagcatataataatatatatgcatgtaGTTAATTTCTAGTCACAGCTCTTGACTTGTATATTTAGCACTTGCAACATCCAATTCCACTTGAGCGAGTATTCTAGAATCATAGAAGTGCTTAAACCAGTCAAATTAATGGCTAACTCTTATGGTATGTCATAGATTTCTTCCTTCTGAAACCTTTCTTAAGACTGTTACATAATGCACAACTTTTGTTGATAAAAAGACAAATTAAACAATCAAGCTAATGAAGGTTTCATCAATGATGCGAAAAGTTGGTCATGGTATAGAAAGACTCACGGGTGGAGAGCATCCGGTGCACGCCTTGAGCTACTCAAACCATAAGCAAGAAGCGCCTACAATGACATGGATTAGTTTCTCTGCATCACTGAATTGATTCAAACatgaaatgaaaaatcacaacaaCATTTACTTCAAATAGACCTATACCTGATTTGCAAAATCAGCAACCGAGTGCACAACTTCAGCAAACATAACATGGCTAGAGGTGGATAACCAGACACCGAACTTAAGTGAAAAGACAAGGAAGTTGCACCACAATGCAGTAGTGACTGCCCTTTGACTAGCATACAGAATTAATGCAAAAATCATAAGAATTTAATGCAATTCCAagcaattaaacaaacaaacaataaaaatatactaaatcgaaaaaatttcaaacatttTCAGGCTCGGTACCTGTGCTGGTcattgaattcaatcttcacctGCTTAGCTCTAGTAAAGAAACCTGCAAATCAATGCACATCCAATTTTTACCCAAATGCACAAAAATTTCAGCTAAAATTGACTAATTTATCACTTTCCCTATAGAATTTCATAACTTCCCAAATCGAAAAAGGAACCTACTGCGATGAAGCAAGTgccgctgctgctgctgctgctgatggTGACGATGAACAACACTACCCGACGAAACCAAGTCGAGCAAAACGACCCGTTTCGAGCAGGCAGCTGAGGAAACCAGGCCGCGCAGAAGAGTGTGAGCAGAGGAGCTAAACGGAGCCTTTTGGGGGAGGCTGCGATCGTCGTTCCGGGGGTCTGAGTAGTGAAAGAGCAGAAATTGGGAGGAGCAGCGAGGACTGAAGCGGTGGGTGCGGCGGAGGCGGGAGGCGAGAGTGTAGGAGGACGTTCTCATCTCATCTGCATGGAAATGTTCATGGGTTCTCGGAAAGCTACTGCATTTCGattgtttttagggttttgaggGTGGgattggtttagggttttgtggGTTGACGAAAAGAATGAAGAATCAGAGACGCAGAGCGAGGTTGAAGATGGTGACAGCTTAAGAGCCTAAGACATTGTTTTTGCTAGTACAAGGTTTAGTCTAAACCATTCCCACaaagattttaaaattaaaattaaaattaaaatttgccATCTGCAACGAGTCAAAGTGGAAGAAAAATGGTGAATATATTGAGCCACCAATGGTGTCGCAGCCCAAATTAGACCCGCCAAGGGGTTAGCTATGAACTATTTCGGTAGGAAGCACTTCTACTCAATGTTTTAAAACATATGGTTTTTATTGGTACTTTTCTTCATTAAGTGAGAGGTTTATAtttcaattttgtcaaagataaatttaaatcacattattactgaCTCATTGTGATTGCCTCTCCTTactgtagataatattgtttgctaaaaaaaataaagacaaaGACGTGGGCGAGCGTTCCATGAATAGTTCCACCTAAGTGTGAGTCGTGAGTTTAAGTCTTACGGGACCTAAATAATCGGGGATTGCGGTtggttattaaaaaaaaggggacTGCTGTcggttatttgaaaaaaaaagggactgtAGTgcgttttaaaaataaaagaaaaacagacTTAGCCAAAACAATGTCGTTTTGGGCcaagttatttaaaaaaatttaaaaacttggccaaaacgacgtcgttttgggtcaagtttaaaaaaataaaaatttcctcTTCTTTGCGGTTGTCTTCCTCATGAAGACGTTGCACACATTTCAACCCTAAACTAAGATGACAAAGCCTTCGACTTTGATTTACCTAGACGACTGACCCatttaactttaattttgggTCGCTCATGGATCTAGGAACGCCAACCAACCGGCTTGCCTTGGGACGTGTTTTTTAAAAAACACTACTTTTGCTTTATAAAAAACGTGTGTTTTACAAGAGGTATATCGAAAATGCTTTTATAACCGAAAAACACTTTTATattttatgataaaaaaatacttttaatcattttagaatcgaattctaaataaaaatatttattttgaaaGAAACACTTTTACTAAAAAGTTGAAGTAGTTATTTTAAACCTCTCAAAAGTGGTTCCTCAATTCAAGTAGCATTCGTTTCTCCAAATGTGTTGATGAGATGGGGGGAAGGTCAAAAAGTGACGAATCTAAGTTTGATGTACATATTGAAAAATAAGTCACCTAATTACTTGTTGAAATTTATAGTCTGACAATATAAACGTTTGTTTCGAAAAATGAAATCACATAATTGAGGATCGACAAGCACCTCTTATTCATTACTTGcatgttataatttttttgtgtggGAAATTAAGAGCTAGGATATAAATTCCAAGGTAATTGAGCACTACGAAGTAGTTATTTGTGTGGAAAATGAGAAAAAAGAAACTCACATAAATAATTGTTATGTCTAGGGAAGTAGATATAACGTGCATATATCAACACCCAATATTGATAAGGGGTGAGATATCCACACAATTTTTTACTTCTTGCACACTCTTTTAATTTACAACCGTCGGATCAGattaattgaagaagatcaaaggataaaaattaacaaggggatGTGAGAAGAAAAAAGGGGTTACGTtagtgctatctacacacctacttttacttctcacatacttctcttattttttttgccgtcaatgaattgaagaaaatcaatgatCAAAAGTTAAAAAGCTTTATCAATCAATCATTCTCTAATATACGTTTGGGTGGTTGTATATACACATCCATTTTTTACCACGCACACATGTCATGTTAATTTatatcatttgatcttcttttcAGTCGATTTAATAATCGAAAATTAAGAACAATGTGGAGAAAGTAAAAAAAGACGCGTAAATTATGTGCAGACAAACAATATTCTAATTTAATCATAAATTTGATTCACTTACCAACAAAATCCTTCGCTATTTTTGCAAAcaaactactttttttttttactttcatttttctttttattgcaAACAacaaacttttcttttctttttggttttggtaacaaaccaattattatttttctttaaatcaGACAACAAAATGCTTTTCTTAAGTCTTTTCTCAGTCAACACTtccacaactctctctctctctctgtctctccatATATACAAACAGATCGACAAACGGGCGACACCCCTCCTGAAACTTCGAAGTCTCCACCCACCTTCGTCCTTTCCCCTCTCTCCCGTTTCTTCCCCGTACCGAAACGCGCATCTCATTTGACCGGAGATCACATCGCAGCTCGAAACGTTTTCAATTACACTcgctccccttttcatttccggCGTTTCGATCCCGCAAAACAATTTGGACGCGGTTCCGTTGTTTCCAGATCGGAAAAAACGTTTTCTTTGTCTCACTGCGTGTTCGATGCTGTGCCTCTGGGTCGGAGGGTAAGTGTTTGTTTGTTGCGATGGCCAGGGTCAGATCGTCGTCATCGTCGAGTAGATTGAGGTACTGCAACCCGGCGTATTACTTGAAGCGGCCGAAACGCTTGGCTTTACTCCTCATCGCATTCGTTTCCGTCACTCTTGTTGTCTGGGACCGTCAGACTCTCCTCAGAGAACACGAGGTTAATCTCCTTCTCGGTTATTTTGGTTTCTTGATTTGGGTTTTGAGTCTTGTatgctctgtttggttgctgggaaAGTCTTGGGAAAtggggatgaaattttttatttaagtaTGGATAGCGGTTTACATTTTTAGGGTCTTTAACTGTGGATGGAAAAAGGGTTGATTGCGTTAGAGGGGAATTTGAAGCTCAGTAACTGCTATGATAAAATGTTCAATGTGTTTGTTTACCTTCAATGTGTGTTTGTTTCAATAAGATTTCGAATCTCGGAGTAAGTGTTAAATTAGGCATGTGGAAAATGGTATAATCTGATTGTTATAACTATGAGAGGAGGAGCATCTGGTTTAATGTAATTCATCATAAAATGTTATGGATGGCAGAAGCCTTTTATTTTTAAGCTACAATTCCGGGTTATACGGAATTTGAAGAATGATGAATAAGTTTCTCATGAGATGCTGCGTGAGTAGTACCTAGATTTCCTATTGGTGAGAGTTTGCATTACTAATTGAACCTCTGTTGCATACCCGAGGTGTAAAAGTTGcacatgttttttatttttctcatctAATGATCTTATTAATGAATGCAGGAAGAAGTTGCCAAGTTAAGTGAACAATTGAGCCATTTGAAAAGTTTGGTAAGCGTCTTATACCATGGTTTTTGTTCATGCTTGAGCTACTTCTTGTATGTGGCCTTCAGTCGCCATCTTTTTCATCCATTTATTTGGGATGGGGTGGTACTGTTGCTGCCATAGCTATCAATCTCTGAATTTTTCACCCACAACACTTAGGTTTTATCTGacagtccccccccccccctcccaaCCGGCTGTCTGAAACGACTataaaagaatttgagaaactttataaattaataaagaGCTTTAAGTTCTTCTTATTCCGCCTCAACTGTTCTTtgaaattgaacaaagtagGTCCTCTATGGTTATTTgtaatctgatttcattagatATTTGTGCCTGGAGGTGAAGTGAACACATATATCTCAGAATACCCTGAAGCGATATTTTAATCCGTTTTTAAGGGTTTGATATGTGTCAAGTGGCAACTAATGGTATATTGTACACTCAGGTGGAAGACTCACAAAATGTGCAAGGTGATGCCACTAAAAAGGTTATGTTGAAGGGCAGGGGTGGTGAGAAAGAGGTTGTCCTGGACCCAATTGACAttcaaagaagagaaaaggtcaaagaagcTATGATTCACGCATGGAGTTCATATGAGAAGTATGCATGGGGCCAAGATGAACTTCAGGTAAATTGAACCTTTCAGTTTACCATTGcctatttcatttttaaatagCAGTTCACAGTGCTTTATGGCCTTTTCTCTACGTACGTGTTCCTTTTGTGCTATGTTATGAATTCAGTTTACAAggttttagttttcttttggtGTATCTTTCGTTGATTGTTATTATAGCTTGCTGAAGGTGTGACTTTGTCAATGTTGTCAAGCTTTGGTCCAACTTTCAGCCAGTATGTAACTAATTAGAAAAGTTATCACACATGAAGTTTCTGAAATTGTACGTACTAGGAATACTTATTAAGTTGATGACACTTTGTATCCACCTTAAGGCTGAAGCTGTGCTTCTTTTTATCCCATTAAGTAAGCAAAAAATATTTGTCTCTAAATCTCTTAACCCTAAATCTTGTACTTATCTATCTCTGTTATCTCTTTTTAAGGAGCTTGTTCTACAATGCTGTTGTATCAGGTTTAAGGAGCTTGTTCTATAATTTTAACATTACATGCCACTTTCAAATTTTAGAGTCATGTAGTGTTGTGAAGAATTATTTGGCCTTGGAAAATCTTTGGCCAAAGGTTTTCGAGTAGTGGAAAAAAGCTAGGACTAAAAGGTTTTCAAGTCCAGGTCTCTATTATTTGTATCTgtctttttcacaaaatttagagTCTGTAAGGAGGCAGAGAGGGACTTTTGGTGGAATGTCGTTGTTCTATATTCTGTTGGGCAGAGGTAAGCTGGAGCTCTTATGATGTGTAGTGGCGGATAAGTGATGTACCAGTGGATAAATATTAAGAGAATTTAACGATGCGgtttaaatttaaaaagaattGCTAATTCGTATTGATTCAGTAAAACACATTAAGAAGCTGATGATATATATACTGATTTCTTAATCTGCTAGATTTTTCAGATTCCATCTGACATTTTGCTAAATAAAATTAGTGTAGGTGTTCATGTCTCTATTCTGATAAACTCCGTTTCTGTTTCTGTGCTTTCTCAAGAATCTAGGAGCATTAAAGTTGTATGGGCTCAGTCACAATTCTATTTGTACCGACCACAACTTGAtactgttttgttttttttttactttccatGTTACTGATGAGGTTATTCTTTTTGTACAAATTTCTAACGTGAAAGCTTTTTTGCATGTACTCCAGCCACAATCAAAGAATGGTGTTAATAGCTTTGGTGGTCTTGGAGCAACACTAGTAGACTCTCTTGATACACTGTATATAATGGGTCTTCATGAGCAGTTCCAAAAAGCTAGAGAGTAAGTTGAAGTTTCTATTTTGATATTCTTTGGTAGCATACTCAGTGGACCAAATTAAGCTCTGGCTATTTGGCCATATGTAGGAGCATATATATGTAGGGTCATATATCTGTCAACTATCAAGTCCTATGTTGGGCCCTTTTTCTATGCCAGCCATTTTAGCTTCTTGTCCTTTTGCTCCTTCAACTTGAACCAGATTAATCTTTGCAACAGTGCTTTGAAAGATTGCACTGTGCAAACCATCCTAGATGaacttttcttttgttaattcaaaagaaaaggagaagatTTCTCATTTTGTGCCATCCCTCATATTTACTTATCTCTATTATTTGCTATTCTCCTTCATTATTTGCAACAGTGCTACGACTTTCATTTATTCATTTATATTCCCATTTTCTCTCTTTGAcatctttgttttttctttttgcccAAACCTCATCCTACAGTGTTAAATGTTACATATTGTAGCAaatgttttattattaatatgttATTCTTGGCAGGTGGATTGCAACCTCATTGGATTTTGACAAGGATTATGAGGCTAGTGTTTTTGAGACAACCATAAGGTTGCATTATAAGGTTTAATATATGGTTGATTTTAATTGTTTTCTCCCCCTTCATAAGAAATTGTTTGGGGCTTTCACTTTTATTTTCCTCCTTTGGTTTCTGAAAGCAGATTTTCTGACGTATGATGTCTATTGTTTTTCTAAAATTTCCAGAGTTGTAGGTGGACTTCTCAGTGCATATGATCTCTCAGAAGATAAACTTTTCCTTGATAAGGCTAGAGAGATTGCAGACAGATTGCTGCCTGCATGGGATACACCTAGTGGGATACCTTACAACATTatcaacttggcacatggaaggcCGCACAATCCTTCATGGACTGGGGTAAGTAGTGTAAAAGAGCTAACATTTTCAGATAGTCTCTTGTAGTCTTTTTATGATATAAAATTAGCATAAGTTGAGTTGATTTATTATTAGTGTTGCATGCTTGTATCTCTTTCATGATTTCTCTGAAACATTTGAACATTTACTAGTGTTTTGaaatttcatttgataaatttttgaTATTTGAGTTCATTATGTTTTTAGGGTGACAGTATTTTGGCAGATTCTGGCACAGAGCAGGTGGAGTTTATTGCTCTTTCTCAGAGAACAGGAGACCCGAAATACCAGCAGAAGGTACATATACTATCATGTTTACTAGTTTTTCTTATTTCCCCATCAAGTAGCACATTTACAGGAAATTCTATGTGATTTAATGTAACTCATTAAGTCAGCATATGATGAATTGCTGCCCATATTAACATGCGTACAAGGCTTAGATCAGTGACTTGTCATTTCATTGGTGTGAGAAGCTAATTGCTTGTATGTTGATTTCTAGGCTGAGAAAGTTATAGTGGAGCTTAACAAAACTTTCCCTGATGACGGCTTGCTTCCTATTTATATTAATCCTGAAAGAGGAACTTCAGGACGCTCCATTATAACCTTCGGTGCCATGGGTGACAGGTAAGCATAAAGTTTGATATGAATCATGTAATATTCCGTTTCAGGTTTTATAGGGTATACTGGTGTGAGTGGCTTAAAACAATGGTGAAATTAACTTGACATATCGTTTGCAGCTTCTATGAATATTTACTCAAAGTCTGGATACAGGGGAATAAAACTTCAGCTGTAAAGCCGTACAGGTAAGAAGCTTGTCTTTGTCTTTAGATGATCATAACCACTTTTTTACAAAATGTTCTGTTAGGCTTTAAAAGCTTTCAGAAGCATATCTGCTTGAAAGATTCTATTTACCCAATTTGTCATAGAGTTAACAATAGAAATACAAAAAAGGAATCACGCAGCTTTGGCTCCGGTACTATGACCTGTATTCTTTAAGGGCAAAAGATATTGTCTTAGGTCAAAAAGTCTTGTAGctcctcaattttaatttatttttgaactttttcttttctaaaactCTGGTTTGTGAAGTGGATAAGTGGTCATGGTTTTTTTAAGTTTGTCTTAATGTCAAAATTCTTGTGGATTGTTGGAAGCAGAGATATGTGGGAGAAATCAATGACAGGTCTGTTGAGCTTGATCCGGAGAACAACACCATCATCTTTTGCATATATGTGTGAGAAGAATGGAAACTTTCTCACAAACAAGGTAAATTATCATTTGCAGTTGCAGTATAATTAATGTCACGGCGATATTTACTTTGATACATTTTGAGTTGCATTTCCATTGTATATGTAAATGCAGATGGACGAACTAGCGTGCTTTGCTCCAGGAATGCTGGCTTTAGGGTCATCTGGTTATGGTCCCGATGACTCTAAGAAATTCTTAACACTTGCAGAAGAGGTATTACTTCCTTCAAAGATTTTAGTTTCACCTTTGGAGATTTTAAGGCCCATTTAAACATACATTTCATGTCAGTTGGACAAGCCCTATTGATTGAGATAGTATGTGTGGGTTATTCATTCTGCACACAAGTTTTATTCTTATCAGCCAAAAAGTTCAATTAAGCTTGCCGAATTATGTTACTATTTGGACCTTTGATTGATTCTGTAAGCCTATTTTTCAGCTTGCTTGGACATGCTATAACTTCTACCAGTCAACACCAACAAAATTAGCTGGAGAGAACTATTTCTTTTATGCTGGGCAGGTAAGTTATCCTGATTTTTGTTTAGACTATGAAATATAGTTAATATTTGCTCAGAGGGTGGTCTAAGTTTGAAATTTCCAGGACTTGAGCGTGGGTACGTCGTGGAATATACTGAGACCAGAGACGGTTGAATCACTCTTTTACCTCTGGCGTTTGACTGGCAACAAGACATACCAAGAGTGGGGCTGGAATATATTTCAAGCATTTGAAAAGAACTCCCGCATAGAGTCAGGATATGTTGGACTGAAAGATGTATGCACCTCTTAAAACCATAACTAACATTGTATCTGCATTCAAGTTCTCTTTTACGTTACCTTTTATTCAAGGTTGATTAATAATCTCTAGGGGCTGCAATTTCTTCTATTGTGTTTCTTTGCTTCAATCTCATGATTATTTTGAACTAATCAAAGCTACTCGCTCTTCAGTACACTGAGGCTTCGAGCAGGTGAAATAATGTTTGCCTTTACTGATTTTGCGGCTTATCATTTATGCCGGTTGTT
Protein-coding sequences here:
- the LOC103405219 gene encoding metal tolerance protein C4-like is translated as MRTSSYTLASRLRRTHRFSPRCSSQFLLFHYSDPRNDDRSLPQKAPFSSSAHTLLRGLVSSAACSKRVVLLDLVSSGSVVHRHHQQQQQQRHLLHRSFFTRAKQVKIEFNDQHSQRAVTTALWCNFLVFSLKFGVWLSTSSHVMFAEVVHSVADFANQALLAYGLSSSRRAPDALHPYGYSKERFVWSLISAVGIFCLGSGATIIHGVQNLWTSQPPPNIQYAALVIGGSFIIEGASLLVAIQAVKKGAAAEGMKLRDYIWRGHDPTSVAVMTEDGAAVTGLAIAAASLVAVNRTGNAIYDPIGSIVVGNLLGMVAIFLIQRNRHALIGRAMDDHDMEKVLQFLKNDPVVDSLYDCKSEVIGPGFFRFKAEIDFNGVVVVQNYLHRTGRGEWARQFREAAKEKDDSALLKMMSNYGEEVVTALGSEVDRLEKEIQKLVPGIRHVDIEAHNPIEVSP
- the LOC103405218 gene encoding mannosyl-oligosaccharide 1,2-alpha-mannosidase MNS1, which encodes MARVRSSSSSSRLRYCNPAYYLKRPKRLALLLIAFVSVTLVVWDRQTLLREHEEEVAKLSEQLSHLKSLVEDSQNVQGDATKKVMLKGRGGEKEVVLDPIDIQRREKVKEAMIHAWSSYEKYAWGQDELQPQSKNGVNSFGGLGATLVDSLDTLYIMGLHEQFQKAREWIATSLDFDKDYEASVFETTIRVVGGLLSAYDLSEDKLFLDKAREIADRLLPAWDTPSGIPYNIINLAHGRPHNPSWTGGDSILADSGTEQVEFIALSQRTGDPKYQQKAEKVIVELNKTFPDDGLLPIYINPERGTSGRSIITFGAMGDSFYEYLLKVWIQGNKTSAVKPYRDMWEKSMTGLLSLIRRTTPSSFAYMCEKNGNFLTNKMDELACFAPGMLALGSSGYGPDDSKKFLTLAEELAWTCYNFYQSTPTKLAGENYFFYAGQDLSVGTSWNILRPETVESLFYLWRLTGNKTYQEWGWNIFQAFEKNSRIESGYVGLKDVNTGEKDNMMQSFFLAETLKYLYLLFSPSSVISLDEWVFNTEAHPIKIVARHDAVTSGIANGNDRPKIRLRGRKAGRTRE